From a single Natronocella acetinitrilica genomic region:
- a CDS encoding TetR/AcrR family transcriptional regulator, whose translation MGKDTKQHLLEAGLDLLLRHGYNGLGIQDLLKATGTPRGSFYHYFTSKEDFALQVVDRYMEEVHAGLEACIHDAALPPLQRARRFFELSRDKYARDGHLGCMLGALGQELCTVSDVFAAKIDWCFSEVGRSIAIALEDARQCGDLPADTDPEEMATLLLNCWEGAALRSRLRRDSAPLDQMLDFYLAAAPRVSIAKTRNTRETIGPL comes from the coding sequence ATGGGCAAGGACACCAAACAGCATTTACTCGAAGCGGGGCTCGATCTGCTGCTTCGGCATGGCTACAACGGCCTGGGCATCCAAGACCTTCTCAAGGCCACGGGGACGCCGCGCGGATCGTTCTACCACTACTTCACGAGCAAGGAAGATTTTGCGCTGCAGGTGGTCGACCGCTACATGGAAGAGGTGCACGCCGGTCTGGAAGCCTGCATTCATGACGCCGCGTTGCCGCCACTGCAGCGGGCACGCCGATTCTTTGAACTCTCACGGGACAAATACGCCCGCGATGGACACCTGGGCTGCATGCTGGGGGCGCTGGGGCAGGAACTCTGCACCGTGAGCGACGTTTTTGCCGCGAAGATCGACTGGTGCTTCTCCGAAGTCGGGCGATCTATCGCGATTGCTCTTGAAGATGCCAGACAGTGCGGCGATCTGCCGGCAGACACCGATCCGGAAGAAATGGCCACCCTGCTGCTGAACTGTTGGGAAGGTGCCGCCCTGCGCAGTCGACTGCGGCGCGACTCGGCGCCACTGGACCAGATGCTGGACTTCTACCTGGCCGCCGCACCGCGCGTGTCCATAGCCAAGACCAGGAACACCCGGGAGACCATTGGGCCGCTCTAG